The sequence GCCTGTTTGGAATTTGGCGGCAACCTCTGAAGCCTGGCCAAGACCGATAGTGGCCTGTCCCGAAGCTTGTGATTTAGCCTGGAAAGTCAGTGTTGCCAACCTTTTGGCTAAAGTTTGAGGATGACACCATGAGCCGCCGTCCGTCGGTTGGCTGATATGACAGGAGGCGCCCAAGTAAATTTTCGCCTGGCCGGCGCCATTATTAAGCGGATAATCAGAATTTTGACAAAAACCGTTTAAACAGGTAATTTTACTAGCCTGTGTGTAAGTCGTACAATCTGTTGCCTGGGTACAAGTTAGGCCAAGAGCCATCATCTCGGTTTGGCCGCTCACAAAATTAGCATCCTTAAAAAATTCGCCCGGAGAAACAGTTTGTAAGGTAACGAGATTATCGGGATAAGAAACCCAAATAGCTGCGGCTGTAACTTCTAAAAGCGGCTCCACCGCTGCCGGCGGCTTTAAAAAAACGTCAACCGTAAAAGTGCCACCGGGATTAACATTAGTCGTTGGCGTAACTAAAGAAGCCGTGACCTGATTAGCGGTCGCTTTTTTGCGGACGTCCTGTTTTTGTTTTGTTAAAAAAACGCCCCCCGCCAGAGTTAAAACAAGAAAAACAAGCGCGACTAAAGAAAAAACCTTTTTCTTCGTTGAAAACTTAGTTTCGGTTATGATTTCTTTAATCTCTTCTTCCATAGATCTAAAACGAGATATAGCCTTTAAATAGTCATTCGCCAAAATTCTCCACCATTTTGTTGTAATCAAAAATTGTGAGTGGTTTTAAGAAATTAGTGAGAAAATTACGGAGATCGACAATATCAATTTTTTTGTAATAATGCCACCAGAGATCAACATAACCCTCATTGCAGTTAACTTCAACTGAAGAATTTATGACTGGTTGGTCGTTATGACAATCAATGCGGTTATAGCAAAGCGTATAGCCGACTTTATAATTTTGAGGAACTGAAGCGGAAACAGTATGACTTCCGTTGGCCACATTATTAACGATATAAGGATTGTTCGTAAAAGTTCCGCCGCCGGTACCATTGATTGTGATCGTTTGACTTTTGGCTGGTTCCGTATTAGCGTTTCCCGGCATTAATGTTTTGTAGCCTTGAACGATGCAAGAGGGAGGGGTTGGCGTGGCCGTTACAGAAGGGATTCCCTGAACATAGATTTGGGTCGAATATTTGGGAAAGATAAATGAGGATAATTGGCTTGAAGAAACAGTTCTTTTACTGATGATCTCGTAAAAACTGGAATTTGCCGGAATGCCTTGAATGCTCGCTTGAATATCGTTAGCGCTTTCATTCGCTAGGAAAAGATAGAGTTTATTGTCGGTTCCGTTTTTGGCTAAAATCGGCAAATTGGCCGTGATAGAACTATTTATAGTTCCCGTAAGTCCAGGATAAGCAGAATTTAAAATTGAACTTACTTGTTTTATTTCTGTATAAGCGCTAAGCGTTTTCCATTTTGTCCAAACCTCATCTGTTAACCACGGCAGAAATTTGTCCCAATTCTTTGGATCACGAGTCCATTCTTGAATTTTCCAATCCGCATTGTCGAAATAAAAAACGACTCCATTAGCCCCATGGATAACCGCATCAATGGCGGAATTTAAACGATTATCATAAGTAGCTTGACTGTAGCCGGGGATAATCATAATTACCCCACCGTTAATCCCTGATCTTAATTTTTGTAATTCCAAAGCAACGTCCTTTGCAACCTTTTTATGCACCCCAGACAAATATCCTACTTTTACCCAATTATCATAAACGTCCGTGCCGGTAACGGAACTACGGGACGGAATATTATAATTGACAAGCATCGGAAAGGTTGGAGGCGGATTTTTATAATTTTCCCAAGACGGATTCCAGGTATCGTCATATTGAAAATGGTTGGTCCAGATAAAGTGGTTAGGATCATTTTGAAAAATAGTTTGGTAATATAATTCTCTTTCCGGAGAAAGTGATCTGTAGTCATCATAATACCCCTTGGTTATGGTAGGTTCATCAAAACCGTAATACCCTAGGAAATTACTTTCATTTTTAGCCAAATTGGATTGAGCCGTGGCATCAAGAGTCGAATGCCCCGGGCCGTACGAAATAATAGCCACATTTATACCGTTAGCCTTTAGTTTAGTATTTAATTCCGCGAAGCGGTAGGGATTGTTCCCGTCATTGGTAAAATTAACGCCGCTGTTTTTTAAATCCTGCCAATCGGAGGAGGTGACGTTGTAAACTAAGGATTGAGGTGAGAAACCAATGAGGAAATAAGGCTTTCCGTCGAGTAAAAAAGTACCATCGGAACGGTTGGCGACCGTCATTGCGAAGGTGTTTTTAGGGTAAACAAAAAGAAGTAAAAAAAGAAAGGGTAAAAATATTTTCTTCATAGTTTAAGCCAATAATCACATTTTATCTTAAATCCAATTAAAACACAAAAAGCCCCTTGACAAGTATTAGCACTCATGTTAAGATACTGCTAATCTTAAGTTTAAGGAAGTTAGGATTAATTTATGTCAGACTTAAGCGAACGTCAAGTAAAAATTATCAGAGCCATTATTGAAGAGTATATAGGGACCGCCGAACCCGTTGGTTCAGAAACTTTGGATAAGAAATATAATCTGGGTGTTTCGCCAGCCACGATTAGAAACGAGATGGTTAAGTTAACCCAAACGGGTTATTTAAAACAGGTGCATACCTCGGCCGGTCGAACCCCGACGCCAAAAGCTTTAAAATTTTATATTAAAGATTTAATGAAGACCAAAGATCTTTCGATTGCCGAAGAGGTGGCGGCGAAAGAAGCCGTTTGGGATTATCGTCAGGATTTTGACAAATTATTGCGAGAAACAACGCGGGCTTTGGCTGACAAGACTCGAGCTTTAGCGGTAGCGACTGATGATGAGGGCGATCTTTATTATGCCGGGGCCGCCAATATTTTGGAAATGCCTGAATTTTACGATATTGACTTAACGAAAAATCTTTTGTCGCTTTTGGATCACTTTGATTTTTGGGAAGAATTGGCAACAAGAGAACTTTTAGACGAAGATCCGATTCATCTTCTCTTAGGCGAAGAGTTGGGGCAAAAATATCTAGAACCTTGCGGTTTTGTTTATACGCATTATGAAATTCCCAGACATAAAGGGGTTGTCGGGATTATTGGTCCTTACAGATTAAATTATCCATCTGTTATTCCGATCGTCAGATATTTCGGTAACCTGATTGGAGAAATTGGCAGGTCATGGTAGTTTTTTAGATTTTAAAAATCATGAAAAATCCTAAAACTGACGATTTACAAACACAATTAAAAGAGGTGACCGAAAATTGGAAGAGGGCTTTAGCTGATTATCAAAATCTAGAAAAAAGAAGCCAGAATGAAAAAGAAGAGTTTGCCCGTTTTGCCAACCGTGAGTTAATTTTTAAAATCTTGCCGATTCTAGATACTTTTGAACAATTGGAAAAACATCTTGATGATTCGGGATTACACTTAGCGATTAAACAATTGCGCGACCTTTTAAAGAGTGAAGGTTTGGAAAAAATTGAGGTTTTGGGCAAAGACTATCATCCTGAAGAAATGGAAGGAATTGAAATTGTTCCGGGCGATGAGGACAATAAGGTTATGGAGGAAACGCGAACCGGCTATCGCTTTAAAGGAAAAATCTTAAGAGCCGCTCAAGTTAAAGTCAGTAAAAAAACTATAAATTAAAAGGAGGAAATTATGTCAAAAATTATCGGGATTGATTTAGGGACAACCAACAGTTGCGTGGCGGTTATGGAGGGTGGGAGCCCTAAGGTAATTAATTCCGCCGAGGGCAGAAATGTCATTCCTTCGGTCGTTGATCCGATCAAAAATATCGTCGGCGATGTGGCCAAAAGACAAATGGTTATTAATCCCAAATCGACGATTTTTTCGATTAAGAGATTAATGGGACGAAGATTTAAAGACGAATCAATTCAATATGATCTTAAATGGCTACCCTATAAAATTGCCGAAGGTCGGGAAGGGATGGCGGTTGTTGAAGCGAATGGTCGGACTTTTACCCCCCAGGAAATTTCCGCCAAAATTTTGTCAAAAATTAAAGCCGATGCCGAAGCCTACTTGGGCAGTAAAGTAACCCAGGCGGTTATTACCGTACCGGCCTATTTTGATGACAGCCAGCGCCAGGCGACAAAACAAGCCGGCGAAATTGCCGGTTTGGAAGTTCTGCGGATTATCAACGAACCAACCGCGGCGGCCCTAGCGTATGGACTTGATAAAAAAAATACCCACACGATTGCGGTCTATGATTTAGGTGGCGGAACTTTTGATATTTCTATCCTTGAACTGGGTGAAGGCGTTTATGAAGTTAAGGCAACCAATGGAGATACCCATTTGGGTGGCGACGATTTTGATAAAAAAATTGTCGATTGGTTGGCCGATGAATTTAAAAAAGAAAATAACGTTGATTTAAGAAAAGACCCGCAGGCTCTGCAAAGACTTCGGGATGCAGCCGAAAAAGCCAAAATCGAGCTTTCTTCGGCTCAAGAAACCGAAATTAATCAACCCTTTATCACCCAAGGTTCAGCCGGACCTTTGCATTTGGTTATGAAATTAACCAGAGCCAAGATGGAACAGTTGGTGGGTGAGCTTATTCAAAAAAGTATTAAGCCGGTGGAACTTTGTCTAAAAGATGCCGGTAAAAGTGTCAAAGATATTAATGAGGTTGTTTTGGTCGGAGGGATGACCAGAATGCCTAGGGTTTATGATACCGTTAAGGATTTTTTTGGCAAAGAGCCAAACAAATCAGTTAATCCTGATGAGGTTGTGGCTGTTGGCGCCGCGGTTCAAGGCGGCGTTTTAGGTGGGGAAGTTAAAGATGTTCTTTTATTGGATGTGACGCCTCTGACTTTGGGGATCGAGACTTTAGGTCAGGTCGCCACACCTTTAATTCCCAGAAACACGACGATTCCGACCTCCAAATCGCAAGTTTTCTCAACCGCCGCGGATAATCAAACCCAAGTTGAGATTAATGTTTTACAAGGAGAGCGGCCACTTTCCCCGGACAACAAGTCTTTGGGCCGTTTTATTCTTGACGGCATTCCGCCGGCGCCAAGAGGTATTCCGCAAATTGAAGTGGCTTTTGATTTAGACGCCAGCGGGATTTTGTCCGTGACCGCTAAAGACAAGGCTACCGGTAAAGTGCAGTCCATTAAAATTACCGGTTCAACCGGTCTTTCTAAAGACGAAATTGAGAAGATGACGAAAGAAGCGGAGGCCAATGCGGCCGAAGACCAGAAGAAAAAAGAAATGATTGAGGTTAGAAATACCGCTGATAATTTAGTTTA comes from Patescibacteria group bacterium and encodes:
- a CDS encoding nucleotide exchange factor GrpE; the protein is MKNPKTDDLQTQLKEVTENWKRALADYQNLEKRSQNEKEEFARFANRELIFKILPILDTFEQLEKHLDDSGLHLAIKQLRDLLKSEGLEKIEVLGKDYHPEEMEGIEIVPGDEDNKVMEETRTGYRFKGKILRAAQVKVSKKTIN
- the dnaK gene encoding molecular chaperone DnaK; the encoded protein is MSKIIGIDLGTTNSCVAVMEGGSPKVINSAEGRNVIPSVVDPIKNIVGDVAKRQMVINPKSTIFSIKRLMGRRFKDESIQYDLKWLPYKIAEGREGMAVVEANGRTFTPQEISAKILSKIKADAEAYLGSKVTQAVITVPAYFDDSQRQATKQAGEIAGLEVLRIINEPTAAALAYGLDKKNTHTIAVYDLGGGTFDISILELGEGVYEVKATNGDTHLGGDDFDKKIVDWLADEFKKENNVDLRKDPQALQRLRDAAEKAKIELSSAQETEINQPFITQGSAGPLHLVMKLTRAKMEQLVGELIQKSIKPVELCLKDAGKSVKDINEVVLVGGMTRMPRVYDTVKDFFGKEPNKSVNPDEVVAVGAAVQGGVLGGEVKDVLLLDVTPLTLGIETLGQVATPLIPRNTTIPTSKSQVFSTAADNQTQVEINVLQGERPLSPDNKSLGRFILDGIPPAPRGIPQIEVAFDLDASGILSVTAKDKATGKVQSIKITGSTGLSKDEIEKMTKEAEANAAEDQKKKEMIEVRNTADNLVYTVEKTLKDAGDKVKAEEKEKVEAEMKNVKDLLAKTEVTKEEIDEATKKLSEELQKVGAAMYSAQGGPASGGQPGGSEEQKTEEPDNKKPEDKKEEAVEGEVVN